In Hasllibacter sp. MH4015, the following proteins share a genomic window:
- the rpsB gene encoding 30S ribosomal protein S2: protein MALPEFSMRQLLEAGVHFGHQTQRWNPRMGEFIYGDRNGIHIIDLTQTHPMLEQALQVVRETVAKGGRILFVGTKRQAQKPIAEAAERCAQYYMNHRWLGGTLTNWKTVSNSISRLKEIDEKTADGSLEGLTKKERLGMERDQTKLQASLGGIREMGGLPDLIFVIDVNKEDLAIAEAKKLGIPVVAVVDTNCSPDGVDYIIPGNDDAARAIALYCDLISRAALDGMTTQMETAGVDLGALEEGSVEEALSEEAPAAEAAADAPAEEAPAETPAES from the coding sequence ATGGCGCTTCCCGAATTCTCCATGCGTCAGCTTCTTGAAGCTGGCGTTCACTTTGGCCACCAGACGCAACGCTGGAACCCCCGTATGGGCGAGTTCATCTATGGCGACCGCAACGGTATCCACATCATCGACCTCACGCAGACCCACCCGATGCTGGAGCAGGCGCTTCAGGTCGTGCGCGAAACCGTCGCCAAGGGTGGCCGGATTCTTTTCGTCGGCACCAAGCGCCAGGCGCAGAAGCCCATCGCCGAGGCGGCCGAACGCTGCGCGCAGTATTACATGAACCACCGCTGGCTCGGCGGCACGCTGACCAACTGGAAAACCGTGTCGAACTCCATCTCCCGCCTCAAGGAGATTGATGAGAAGACGGCGGATGGATCCCTCGAAGGTCTGACCAAGAAAGAACGTCTGGGCATGGAGCGGGACCAGACCAAGCTGCAGGCGTCGCTTGGCGGTATCCGCGAAATGGGTGGCCTGCCTGACCTGATCTTCGTGATCGACGTCAACAAAGAAGACCTGGCGATTGCCGAAGCCAAGAAGCTGGGTATTCCGGTCGTGGCCGTGGTCGACACCAATTGCTCGCCCGATGGTGTGGATTACATCATCCCCGGCAATGACGACGCGGCGCGCGCGATTGCGCTCTACTGCGATCTGATCTCCCGCGCGGCGCTCGATGGTATGACCACGCAGATGGAGACCGCCGGTGTCGATCTGGGTGCGCTTGAGGAAGGGTCCGTCGAGGAGGCGCTGAGCGAAGAAGCGCCCGCCGCCGAGGCTGCAGCCGACGCGCCGGCCGAAGAGGCCCCCGCCGAGACGCCCGCCGAAAGCTGA
- the tsf gene encoding translation elongation factor Ts, giving the protein MAITASMVKELRDSTGAGMMDAKKALTETDGDMDAAVDWLRTKGLAKAAKKSGRTAAEGLVAVTVDGSTGVAVEVNSETDFVGKNAEFQQMVAGIAKAAVTADDLDALLAADMGGKSVADTVTDKIATIGENMGVRRMAKLEGENVVSYVHNAAAEGMGKIGVLVAYTGGDAGFAKQVAMHVAAVNPASLSEDDLDPAVVEKEKQVQMDIARESGKPEQVIEKMIVGRMKKYMAEVTLVNQSFVVNPDLTVGDAAKEAGAEITGFVRLEVGEGIEVVKEDFAAEVAKAAQG; this is encoded by the coding sequence ATGGCAATCACCGCAAGCATGGTGAAAGAACTGCGCGACTCGACCGGCGCAGGCATGATGGACGCCAAGAAGGCGCTGACCGAGACCGATGGCGACATGGACGCCGCCGTTGACTGGCTGCGCACCAAGGGTCTGGCGAAAGCCGCCAAGAAATCCGGCCGCACCGCCGCAGAGGGCCTTGTGGCCGTCACCGTGGATGGGTCTACGGGCGTGGCCGTCGAAGTGAATTCCGAGACCGATTTCGTCGGCAAGAACGCGGAATTCCAGCAGATGGTGGCTGGCATCGCCAAAGCCGCCGTCACCGCCGACGATCTCGATGCGCTTCTGGCCGCCGATATGGGTGGCAAATCCGTCGCTGATACCGTGACCGACAAGATCGCCACGATCGGTGAGAACATGGGCGTGCGCCGCATGGCGAAGCTGGAGGGCGAAAACGTCGTCTCCTACGTCCACAACGCGGCCGCAGAAGGAATGGGAAAGATCGGCGTTCTCGTCGCTTACACGGGCGGCGATGCGGGTTTCGCCAAGCAGGTCGCGATGCATGTCGCCGCCGTGAACCCGGCTTCGCTGAGCGAGGATGATCTGGACCCCGCCGTGGTCGAGAAGGAAAAGCAGGTCCAGATGGACATCGCGCGCGAAAGCGGCAAGCCGGAGCAGGTCATCGAGAAGATGATCGTGGGCCGGATGAAGAAGTACATGGCCGAAGTGACGCTGGTGAACCAATCCTTCGTCGTGAACCCCGATCTGACCGTGGGCGACGCGGCGAAAGAGGCGGGCGCCGAGATCACCGGCTTTGTCCGCCTTGAAGTGGGTGAAGGCATCGAAGTGGTGAAGGAAGACTTCGCCGCGGAGGTCGCAAAAGCCGCACAGGGATAA
- a CDS encoding tetratricopeptide repeat protein: MKTLIAAGLLSVTATLAPVYTAQAQDAEMAGIELFQSYMDIAEQFVGFATEQEATVFLAVEGIVEIFEERGEEAAAIPILQSALAQYPDDQPARNIIRFKLRDLYRDTGQADAALAELQAILDENS, from the coding sequence ATGAAAACCCTTATCGCTGCAGGCCTGCTGAGCGTCACCGCGACGCTGGCCCCCGTCTACACCGCCCAGGCGCAAGACGCCGAGATGGCCGGGATCGAACTGTTCCAGAGCTACATGGATATCGCCGAGCAATTCGTGGGCTTCGCGACCGAGCAGGAGGCGACGGTCTTCCTTGCCGTGGAAGGCATCGTGGAGATTTTCGAGGAACGCGGTGAAGAAGCCGCAGCCATCCCGATCCTGCAATCGGCGCTGGCGCAATATCCCGACGATCAGCCGGCGCGCAACATCATCCGCTTCAAGCTGCGCGACCTTTACCGCGATACCGGCCAGGCCGATGCGGCCCTGGCGGAGCTTCAGGCGATCCTCGACGAAAACAGCTGA
- a CDS encoding RNA polymerase sigma factor — MNRVDQHAEDWALLARAARDPAALTLLYERHRHYVFRVAWGILGEDAAADDVVQEVFLRIHDGRMRADPRARLTTWLYRVAINSAREQARKRRRVWGDAQAHDVLATIADPTADPTRLDRLRDLGRALAALPLRQREVVVLRYFEGFDTAETAEILGCRQGTVKAHLHRATRTLKNQATSPMKQEKLT; from the coding sequence ATGAACCGCGTGGACCAGCACGCGGAGGATTGGGCGCTTCTTGCCCGGGCCGCGCGCGATCCCGCGGCGCTCACGCTGCTCTATGAGCGGCATCGGCACTACGTGTTTCGCGTGGCGTGGGGCATCTTGGGCGAAGACGCCGCCGCCGACGATGTCGTGCAAGAGGTGTTCCTGCGCATCCATGACGGCCGGATGCGCGCCGATCCCCGTGCCCGGTTGACGACATGGCTCTACCGCGTCGCGATCAATTCCGCCCGCGAACAGGCCCGCAAGCGGCGCCGGGTCTGGGGCGATGCGCAGGCGCACGATGTGCTGGCGACCATCGCCGACCCGACGGCCGATCCCACCCGCCTTGACCGGCTTCGGGATCTCGGGCGCGCCCTTGCCGCCCTGCCCCTGCGCCAACGCGAAGTCGTGGTTTTGCGATACTTCGAAGGTTTCGACACCGCCGAGACCGCCGAGATTCTCGGATGCCGCCAAGGCACCGTGAAGGCCCACCTGCACCGGGCCACCCGAACCCTCAAGAACCAAGCCACCTCCCCAATGAAACAGGAGAAACTGACATGA
- a CDS encoding LuxR family transcriptional regulator — protein MKRLRPYLEMTTVEDLWSHHTKVLAGYGFDRVFYGFNAFRGAGLYDNPEDALLLTNMPTDYVEAYVDGGMFRNGVMMRWAISNTGAASWRDVYMAMAHEEPSQGELAMRGLNEKHGITAGYTISFPMAIKNANAGIGMAVKKGMGQDEADAIWEQHGEDIETICHVAHLCILQLPATGQRKLLTPRQSEVLELVADGKTMADIALLLERNVATVEKHLRGARDALGVETTAQAVRKASILNQIFRLDDKDDKTARLPHLTGAVGDRR, from the coding sequence ATGAAACGCCTACGTCCCTATCTCGAAATGACCACGGTGGAAGATCTCTGGTCCCACCACACCAAGGTTTTGGCCGGATACGGCTTTGACCGTGTCTTTTATGGCTTCAACGCCTTTCGCGGTGCGGGTCTTTACGACAATCCCGAGGATGCCCTGCTGCTGACCAACATGCCCACGGATTACGTGGAGGCCTATGTGGACGGCGGCATGTTCCGCAACGGCGTGATGATGCGGTGGGCGATCTCCAACACCGGGGCCGCGTCGTGGCGGGATGTCTACATGGCCATGGCGCACGAAGAACCCTCGCAGGGGGAGCTTGCGATGCGCGGCCTGAACGAGAAGCACGGGATCACGGCGGGCTACACCATCAGCTTTCCCATGGCGATCAAGAACGCCAATGCGGGCATCGGCATGGCCGTCAAGAAAGGCATGGGCCAGGATGAGGCCGACGCGATCTGGGAACAGCATGGCGAAGACATCGAAACCATCTGCCATGTCGCGCATCTTTGCATCTTGCAATTGCCCGCCACCGGCCAGCGCAAGCTGCTGACCCCGCGCCAATCCGAGGTGCTGGAACTTGTGGCCGACGGCAAGACCATGGCCGACATCGCGCTATTGCTGGAACGCAACGTCGCAACCGTGGAAAAGCACCTGCGCGGCGCGCGCGACGCTTTGGGAGTGGAGACGACGGCCCAGGCAGTGCGCAAGGCCTCCATCCTCAACCAAATCTTCCGCCTCGACGACAAGGACGACAAGACCGCGCGTCTGCCACACCTGACCGGGGCCGTGGGCGACCGCCGCTGA
- the aroQ gene encoding type II 3-dehydroquinate dehydratase, with protein MKYLVLNGPNLNLLGERAPEIYGSTTLAEVEAACHATAAELGVELTFAQSNHEGGLVDALHGARQTHDGVVLNAGAYTHTSIALHDAIEATQLPTVELHISNTHAREAFRHHSMIASACVGVILGFGTAGYPLALRALHGHLNPKS; from the coding sequence ATGAAATACCTGGTGCTCAATGGGCCGAACCTCAACCTGTTGGGAGAGCGCGCGCCCGAAATCTATGGCTCCACCACCCTGGCGGAGGTGGAGGCCGCGTGCCATGCCACGGCGGCGGAGCTGGGGGTGGAGCTGACCTTCGCCCAATCCAACCACGAGGGCGGATTGGTCGACGCCCTGCATGGGGCGCGCCAGACCCATGACGGCGTCGTCCTGAACGCGGGCGCCTATACCCACACATCCATCGCGCTTCACGATGCGATCGAGGCCACACAATTACCGACAGTCGAACTCCATATCTCCAACACCCACGCACGCGAGGCCTTCCGCCATCATTCGATGATCGCGAGCGCCTGTGTCGGCGTCATTCTTGGCTTCGGCACCGCGGGCTATCCGCTCGCCCTGCGCGCGCTCCACGGACATTTGAACCCAAAATCATAA
- a CDS encoding rhodanese-like domain-containing protein has protein sequence MPLKKTAAEMVADARARIEEVEITDLIAQLDDPDLVVVDIRDIRERNRGFIPGSVHAPRGMVEFWVDPDSPYHKPVFAQEGKRYVFHCASGWRSALTVATLQDMGFAAAHLREGFSPWAAKGGPVQMPEPRD, from the coding sequence ATGCCATTGAAGAAGACAGCCGCCGAGATGGTGGCAGACGCCCGCGCGCGGATCGAGGAGGTGGAGATCACCGATCTGATCGCGCAATTGGATGACCCCGATCTGGTCGTCGTCGATATCCGTGACATCCGCGAACGTAATCGCGGCTTCATTCCCGGCTCGGTCCACGCGCCGCGGGGCATGGTGGAATTCTGGGTCGATCCCGACAGCCCCTATCACAAGCCCGTCTTCGCGCAGGAGGGCAAACGTTATGTCTTCCACTGTGCATCGGGTTGGCGCTCGGCCCTGACGGTCGCGACCTTGCAGGATATGGGCTTTGCCGCCGCGCATCTGCGGGAGGGGTTTTCGCCATGGGCAGCCAAGGGCGGGCCGGTTCAGATGCCGGAACCGCGGGATTGA
- a CDS encoding propionyl-CoA synthetase has translation MTYKDTYAAWAADPAEFWAEAATGIDWIKAPDVTFDADQGIYGRWFPDGVCNTCHNAVDRHVAAGNGDRLALIYDSPVTGQVRKITYADLQDEVAALGAVLQDHGVGQGDRVIVYMPMVAEAVIAMLACARIGAVHSVVFGGFAAPELATRIDDAGAKAVITASCGIEPGRIINYMTLLNDAIDIAQVKPDFCVVLQRDTQPCDLTEGRDVDWAEAVADAKARGRRADCVSVKATDPAYILYTSGTTGQPKGVVRDTGGHMVALHWSMEHIYGAKPGEVFWAASDVGWVVGHSYICYAPLLAGCTTLVYEGKPVGTPDAGAFWRVMADHDVSILFTAPTAFRAIRGQDPKGELIGQYDLSTFRTLFLAGERSDPATLQWAEEQLGVPVIDHWWQTETGWAISAIPMGIEALPVKHGSPGVPMPGYDVQVLDDAGQAVPRGTLGNIVVKLPLPPSCLPTLWNAEERFQASYLNDFPGYYATSDAGILDEDGYLHIMARTDDIINVAGHRLSTGAMEEVLAHHDAVAECAVIGKADALKGQTPLGFFVLKSGVDLAEDEIVRDLVALVREEIGAVAAFKTAVAVKRLPKTRSGKVLRGTMQKIADAESYKMPAAIDDPAILDEITETLNAKGLIG, from the coding sequence ATGACCTATAAAGACACCTATGCGGCCTGGGCCGCTGACCCGGCCGAATTCTGGGCCGAGGCCGCGACCGGCATCGACTGGATCAAGGCCCCTGATGTCACCTTCGACGCCGATCAGGGCATCTACGGGCGCTGGTTCCCGGACGGGGTCTGCAACACCTGCCACAACGCGGTCGATCGCCATGTGGCGGCGGGCAACGGCGACCGCTTGGCGTTGATCTATGACAGCCCGGTGACGGGGCAGGTGCGCAAGATCACCTATGCGGACCTGCAAGATGAGGTCGCTGCCCTAGGCGCAGTGTTGCAGGATCACGGCGTGGGGCAGGGGGACCGCGTTATCGTCTACATGCCCATGGTGGCGGAAGCGGTCATCGCGATGCTGGCCTGCGCGCGGATCGGCGCGGTGCATTCGGTGGTTTTCGGCGGGTTCGCGGCGCCCGAGCTTGCCACGCGGATCGACGATGCCGGTGCGAAGGCCGTGATCACGGCATCGTGCGGGATCGAGCCCGGGCGCATCATCAACTACATGACCCTCCTCAACGACGCCATTGACATCGCTCAGGTCAAGCCGGATTTCTGCGTCGTTCTGCAACGGGACACACAGCCCTGTGATCTGACCGAAGGGCGCGACGTGGATTGGGCCGAGGCTGTCGCGGACGCAAAAGCAAGGGGTCGGAGGGCCGATTGCGTTTCGGTCAAGGCAACCGATCCGGCCTATATCCTCTATACGTCCGGCACGACCGGCCAGCCCAAGGGCGTGGTGCGCGATACCGGCGGGCACATGGTGGCGCTGCACTGGAGCATGGAGCACATCTACGGCGCTAAACCGGGGGAGGTTTTCTGGGCCGCGTCCGATGTCGGCTGGGTCGTGGGGCATTCCTATATCTGTTACGCGCCGCTTCTGGCGGGCTGCACAACGCTTGTCTACGAGGGCAAACCGGTCGGCACGCCCGATGCAGGGGCGTTCTGGCGGGTGATGGCCGATCACGATGTGAGCATCCTGTTCACTGCACCCACGGCGTTCCGGGCGATCCGTGGCCAAGATCCCAAGGGCGAGCTGATCGGGCAATACGACCTGTCAACGTTTCGCACCCTGTTTCTTGCCGGCGAACGCTCCGATCCCGCGACCCTGCAATGGGCAGAGGAGCAGTTGGGCGTGCCCGTCATCGACCATTGGTGGCAGACGGAGACGGGATGGGCGATTTCCGCAATCCCTATGGGGATCGAGGCGCTGCCGGTGAAGCATGGTTCGCCCGGCGTCCCGATGCCGGGATATGACGTTCAGGTGCTCGACGATGCAGGACAGGCCGTGCCACGCGGAACCCTGGGCAACATCGTGGTGAAACTTCCGCTGCCACCAAGCTGTCTGCCGACATTGTGGAACGCGGAGGAGCGGTTCCAAGCCAGCTATCTCAACGATTTTCCCGGGTATTACGCCACATCCGACGCCGGGATTCTGGACGAAGACGGCTACCTGCACATCATGGCGCGCACCGATGACATCATAAACGTCGCGGGCCACAGGCTCAGCACCGGCGCGATGGAAGAGGTTCTGGCCCACCACGACGCGGTGGCGGAATGCGCGGTGATCGGCAAGGCTGACGCGCTGAAGGGCCAGACGCCGCTGGGGTTTTTCGTGCTGAAATCCGGTGTGGACTTGGCGGAGGACGAGATCGTTCGCGACCTCGTGGCGCTGGTCCGCGAGGAAATCGGCGCGGTGGCGGCCTTCAAGACGGCCGTGGCGGTCAAACGGCTGCCCAAGACGCGGTCGGGCAAGGTGCTCCGTGGCACGATGCAGAAGATCGCGGATGCGGAAAGCTACAAGATGCCCGCGGCCATTGATGACCCGGCGATCTTGGACGAGATTACAGAAACGCTGAACGCGAAGGGATTGATCGGATGA
- a CDS encoding RidA family protein produces the protein MIERMETGARMSKIVKHNGVVYLSGQVGEGADVTEQTEECLRRVDALLQQAGSSRAHLLQVTIWLADMADFAAMNAVWDAWVPDGHAPARACGEAKLARDVLKVEIIVTAALK, from the coding sequence ATGATCGAGCGGATGGAAACCGGCGCGCGGATGTCGAAGATCGTAAAGCATAATGGCGTGGTTTATCTGTCCGGTCAGGTGGGCGAGGGCGCGGACGTCACGGAACAGACAGAGGAATGTCTGCGCCGGGTCGATGCGCTGTTGCAGCAAGCCGGTTCGTCGCGGGCGCATCTGTTGCAGGTCACGATCTGGCTGGCTGACATGGCAGACTTCGCCGCGATGAACGCGGTCTGGGATGCGTGGGTGCCGGACGGCCATGCACCGGCACGGGCCTGTGGTGAGGCAAAGCTGGCGCGCGACGTGTTGAAGGTGGAAATAATCGTGACGGCAGCGCTCAAATGA
- a CDS encoding amidohydrolase, producing the protein MALKDLLPHGYIDAHHHVWAPESRGDEIGYGWLRDVGAMKPFGDPTPIQRDYLMDEFLAEAALAPRASVHVQTDGALPDPVAETRFVQDQADAADHAVKIVALVDLSADDLTQTLSRHAESKDFCGVRQIVARLDQRPDLSFAPRDYLTERRWIDGLKVLEDRGLSFDFQMYPEQAEAALEALSDTPALTVVIDHALCPYDPRAEGYELWSDAVRLMAERPGTFIKLSGWGMYDAVWGRYGSEAIGPYIDDILATFGADRVMWGSNYPVEKLATPYETCVETIARHVPDVDRESVFIRSAARAYGLKLT; encoded by the coding sequence ATGGCGTTGAAAGATCTCCTCCCCCACGGCTATATCGACGCGCATCACCATGTCTGGGCGCCGGAAAGTCGCGGTGACGAAATCGGATACGGCTGGTTGCGCGATGTCGGTGCAATGAAACCGTTCGGCGACCCGACACCGATCCAGCGCGATTACCTGATGGACGAATTCCTGGCCGAGGCCGCGCTTGCGCCCCGTGCCTCCGTCCACGTCCAGACCGATGGCGCGCTGCCGGACCCCGTCGCGGAGACGCGCTTCGTGCAGGATCAGGCCGATGCGGCGGATCACGCGGTAAAGATCGTGGCGCTCGTCGACCTGAGCGCCGATGATCTGACCCAGACGCTTTCCCGCCACGCAGAAAGCAAGGATTTTTGCGGCGTACGTCAGATCGTGGCGCGGCTCGATCAAAGGCCGGATTTGTCATTCGCGCCAAGGGATTACCTGACGGAGCGAAGGTGGATTGACGGCCTTAAGGTTCTGGAGGATCGCGGGCTGAGCTTCGATTTTCAGATGTATCCAGAACAGGCGGAGGCGGCGTTGGAGGCGCTGTCCGACACCCCTGCCCTGACCGTCGTCATCGACCACGCGCTTTGCCCGTATGACCCGCGGGCGGAGGGCTACGAACTCTGGTCGGACGCGGTGCGACTGATGGCGGAGCGGCCCGGTACGTTCATCAAGCTCAGCGGTTGGGGCATGTACGATGCCGTTTGGGGACGCTACGGCAGCGAGGCAATTGGCCCGTATATCGACGATATTCTTGCGACTTTCGGAGCCGATCGCGTGATGTGGGGAAGCAATTATCCGGTCGAAAAGCTGGCCACGCCCTATGAGACTTGCGTGGAGACGATTGCCCGCCATGTTCCCGACGTAGATCGTGAGAGCGTATTTATCCGTTCTGCGGCAAGGGCTTACGGATTGAAGTTAACCTAG
- the phoB gene encoding phosphate regulon transcriptional regulator PhoB, translating into MAGEPVVLVVEDEPAQREVLAYNIKAEGFDVQTASAGDEALIAVRETPPDVIVLDWMLPHVSGIEVCRQLKMSGDTARIPIIMLSARSEETDKVRGLETGADDYITKPYSVAELLARLRTQLRRVRPATVGERLEYEDIMVDLTEHRVFRAGEPLSLGPTEFRLLTAMMERPGRVWSREQLLDRVWGREIYVDSRTVDVHVGRLRKALKAGEAGDPIRTVRGAGYSLG; encoded by the coding sequence ATGGCTGGCGAACCCGTCGTTCTGGTGGTGGAAGATGAACCCGCACAGCGTGAGGTTCTGGCCTATAACATCAAGGCCGAAGGCTTCGACGTGCAGACCGCTTCGGCGGGCGACGAGGCGTTGATCGCCGTGCGCGAAACGCCCCCCGACGTGATCGTGCTGGATTGGATGCTGCCCCATGTCTCGGGGATCGAGGTGTGCCGCCAGCTCAAGATGTCCGGCGACACCGCGCGTATCCCGATCATCATGCTGTCGGCCCGGTCGGAGGAAACGGACAAGGTCCGGGGGCTGGAAACGGGGGCCGATGATTACATCACCAAGCCCTATTCTGTCGCCGAATTGCTTGCCCGCCTGCGGACCCAACTGCGCCGCGTGCGCCCGGCCACAGTGGGCGAGCGGTTGGAATACGAAGACATAATGGTGGATCTGACGGAGCATCGCGTCTTTCGGGCGGGCGAACCCTTGTCGCTCGGCCCCACGGAATTTCGCCTGCTGACCGCGATGATGGAACGCCCCGGCCGCGTCTGGTCGCGCGAACAATTGCTCGACCGCGTCTGGGGGCGGGAGATTTATGTCGACAGCCGCACCGTGGATGTCCATGTCGGCCGCCTGCGCAAGGCGCTCAAGGCCGGGGAGGCGGGTGACCCCATCCGCACAGTACGCGGTGCGGGCTATTCCCTAGGTTAA
- the phoU gene encoding phosphate signaling complex protein PhoU encodes MPNSEHIVSGFDRDLEGIQAKIMRMGGLVEEAIAKSAEALETRDIELAQAVRKADKAIDALEEQVNEEAARIIALRAPTASDLRTVLSVFRVSANLERIGDYAKNIAKRSQSVIELPPVEGSTASLRRMARQVELMLKDVLDAYIQHDAELAEDVRQRDLEVDQMYSALFREYLTHMMEDPRHITPCMHLHFMAKNIERMGDHVTSVAEQVIYLVTGEMPDEDRPKEDKTPYVQEA; translated from the coding sequence ATGCCGAATTCAGAACATATCGTCAGCGGCTTTGACCGCGACCTGGAGGGCATCCAGGCCAAGATCATGCGCATGGGCGGCCTCGTGGAAGAGGCGATTGCCAAATCCGCCGAGGCGTTGGAAACCCGCGACATCGAACTGGCCCAGGCCGTGCGCAAGGCCGACAAGGCCATCGACGCGCTGGAGGAACAGGTGAACGAGGAAGCGGCACGCATCATCGCGCTTCGTGCGCCCACGGCAAGCGATCTGCGAACCGTTTTGTCCGTGTTTCGGGTTTCCGCCAATCTCGAACGCATCGGGGATTACGCCAAGAACATCGCCAAGCGCAGCCAGTCTGTCATTGAATTGCCGCCCGTCGAAGGCTCCACCGCATCGCTCAGGCGCATGGCGCGGCAGGTCGAACTGATGCTCAAGGACGTGCTCGACGCCTATATCCAGCACGACGCTGAACTGGCCGAGGATGTGCGCCAGCGTGACCTGGAGGTGGACCAGATGTATTCCGCGCTGTTCCGTGAATACCTCACCCACATGATGGAAGATCCGCGCCACATCACACCGTGCATGCACCTGCATTTCATGGCCAAGAACATCGAACGCATGGGCGACCACGTCACCTCGGTCGCCGAACAGGTCATCTACCTCGTGACCGGTGAGATGCCGGATGAGGATCGCCCCAAGGAAGACAAGACCCCCTACGTGCAAGAGGCGTGA
- the pstB gene encoding phosphate ABC transporter ATP-binding protein PstB, translating into MNDMTQIDQGVGVSELKMQARNVDVFYGAGGGTRSAADMAEDKSVTHAIKAVDVDIADKTVTAFIGPSGCGKSTFLRALNRMNDTIDGCKVTGDVLLEGEDIYDPAVDPVQLRAKVGMVFQKPNPFPKSIFDNVAYGPRIHGLSRNKADLEEIVERSLRRAAIWDEVKDRLQAPGTGLSGGQQQRLCIARAVATSPEVLLMDEPCSALDPIATAQVEELIDDLRSRYSVVIVTHSMQQAARVSQKTAFFHLGNLVEFDDTDKIFTNPSDPRTESYITGRIG; encoded by the coding sequence ATGAACGACATGACCCAGATCGACCAGGGGGTTGGCGTGAGTGAATTGAAGATGCAGGCCCGCAACGTGGACGTGTTTTACGGGGCAGGGGGCGGCACGCGCAGTGCGGCCGATATGGCCGAGGACAAATCCGTCACCCACGCGATCAAAGCCGTGGATGTGGATATCGCCGACAAGACCGTCACGGCCTTCATCGGCCCTTCGGGCTGCGGCAAATCCACGTTCCTGCGCGCGCTCAACCGGATGAACGACACCATTGATGGCTGCAAGGTCACGGGCGACGTGCTGCTGGAGGGTGAAGACATCTACGACCCCGCCGTTGACCCGGTGCAGCTGCGCGCCAAGGTCGGCATGGTCTTCCAAAAGCCCAACCCCTTCCCGAAATCCATTTTCGACAACGTCGCCTACGGCCCCCGCATCCACGGTCTGTCGCGCAATAAGGCCGACCTGGAGGAGATCGTTGAACGCTCCCTGCGCCGGGCGGCCATCTGGGACGAGGTGAAGGACCGCCTGCAAGCGCCCGGCACCGGCCTGTCGGGCGGCCAGCAGCAGCGCCTGTGCATCGCGCGCGCCGTCGCAACGTCTCCGGAAGTGCTCTTGATGGATGAGCCGTGCTCAGCCCTCGATCCCATCGCCACGGCGCAGGTGGAGGAGCTTATCGACGACCTGCGTTCGCGGTATTCCGTCGTCATCGTCACCCATTCCATGCAGCAGGCCGCACGCGTTTCCCAGAAGACGGCGTTCTTCCACCTCGGCAACCTCGTGGAATTCGACGACACCGACAAGATATTCACCAATCCAAGCGATCCCCGCACGGAAAGCTACATCACCGGCCGTATCGGCTGA